The Paraburkholderia sp. ZP32-5 genome includes a window with the following:
- the ugpQ gene encoding glycerophosphodiester phosphodiesterase: MAHGNDRGLSAQWPYPQLVAHRCGGTLAPENTLAGFDACVRYGYRMVEFDAKLSADNELFLMHDDTLERTTNGHGSGVALGWPALSQLDAGAWRGAQFAGTRLPTLAEVAGRCARDGVAANIEIKPFTGREVITGMMVANGARELWQGQTPPLLSSFSFDALAAARDAAPSLPRGMLFEHVPADWLRIVRELDCVSLHASHLHLSEPLVAHIRAEGLRVLAYTVNDPARAQLLAQWGVDMICTDRLDLLTHDMLPAAPAIPS, encoded by the coding sequence GTGGCACATGGGAACGATCGCGGACTATCCGCGCAATGGCCTTATCCGCAGCTGGTCGCGCATCGCTGCGGCGGCACGCTGGCGCCGGAAAACACGCTGGCCGGTTTCGACGCGTGCGTGCGTTATGGCTATCGGATGGTCGAATTCGACGCGAAGCTGTCCGCCGACAACGAACTCTTCCTGATGCACGACGACACGCTCGAGCGCACGACCAATGGGCACGGGTCGGGCGTCGCGCTTGGCTGGCCGGCATTGTCCCAGCTCGACGCCGGCGCCTGGCGCGGCGCGCAGTTCGCCGGCACGCGGCTGCCGACGCTCGCCGAAGTGGCCGGGCGGTGCGCGCGCGACGGTGTTGCGGCGAACATCGAGATCAAGCCGTTCACGGGCCGCGAGGTGATCACCGGCATGATGGTCGCCAATGGCGCGCGGGAGCTGTGGCAAGGTCAGACGCCGCCGCTGCTGTCGTCGTTTTCGTTCGACGCACTCGCCGCCGCGCGCGATGCCGCGCCATCGTTGCCGCGCGGCATGCTGTTCGAGCACGTGCCGGCAGACTGGCTGCGCATCGTGCGCGAACTGGATTGCGTGTCGCTGCACGCGAGCCATCTGCATCTGAGCGAGCCGCTGGTCGCGCATATTCGCGCGGAGGGCTTGCGGGTGCTTGCCTACACGGTCAACGACCCGGCGCGTGCGCAACTGCTCGCACAGTGGGGTGTCGACATGATCTGCACGGACCGCCTCGATCTGCTGACACACGACATGCTGCCGGCCGCGCCAGCAATCCCGTCCTGA
- a CDS encoding dicarboxylate/amino acid:cation symporter, whose translation MKKPIHKVLYVQVIVAIIIGIVLGHFSPDFAIDMKPLGDGFIKLIKMVIGPIIFCTVVTGIAGMEDMKKVGRVGGKALLYFEIVSTFALVLGLAATHLLRPGVGFNVDPASLDGRAVASYAAKAHGQSTVDFFMHIIPDTISSAFAQGEILQILLIALLFGAVLATAGEKGKVVTNFIEGISHVLFGMVRIITKLAPIGAFGAMAFTIGKYGIGSLLPMLKLIGTFYLTSIVFVVVVLGIIARMVGFNILRFVAYIKEEMLIVLGTSSSEAALPQLMLKLEKLGCSRSVVGLVVPTGYSFNLDGTNIYMTMAVLFIAQATNTDLTWGQQLTLLAVTMLTSKGASGVTGAGFITLAATLAVVPTIPLSGMVLILGIDRFMSECRALTNIVGNGVATVVVSAWEKELDRNKLNSVLRGDVAVKEPAGV comes from the coding sequence GTGAAGAAACCTATCCATAAAGTGCTGTACGTCCAGGTGATCGTGGCGATCATCATCGGTATCGTGCTCGGCCATTTCTCGCCTGACTTCGCCATCGACATGAAGCCGCTCGGCGATGGCTTCATCAAACTGATCAAGATGGTGATCGGGCCGATCATCTTCTGTACGGTGGTCACCGGCATCGCCGGCATGGAGGACATGAAGAAGGTTGGGCGCGTCGGCGGTAAGGCGCTGCTGTACTTCGAGATCGTGTCCACGTTCGCGCTCGTGCTCGGCCTCGCCGCTACGCACCTGTTGCGCCCCGGCGTCGGCTTCAACGTCGATCCGGCCTCGCTCGACGGCCGCGCAGTCGCATCGTATGCGGCAAAGGCGCACGGCCAGAGCACGGTCGACTTCTTCATGCACATCATCCCGGACACGATTTCGTCGGCGTTCGCGCAAGGTGAAATCCTGCAGATCCTGCTGATCGCGCTGCTGTTCGGCGCGGTGCTGGCGACGGCCGGTGAGAAGGGCAAAGTCGTCACGAACTTCATCGAAGGCATTTCGCACGTGCTGTTCGGCATGGTGCGCATCATCACGAAGCTCGCGCCGATCGGCGCATTCGGCGCGATGGCCTTCACGATCGGCAAGTACGGCATCGGCTCGCTGCTGCCGATGCTCAAGCTGATCGGCACGTTCTATCTGACGTCGATCGTGTTCGTGGTGGTGGTGCTCGGCATCATCGCCCGCATGGTGGGCTTCAACATCCTGCGTTTCGTCGCGTACATCAAGGAAGAGATGCTGATCGTGCTCGGCACGAGCTCGTCGGAAGCCGCGCTGCCGCAACTGATGCTGAAGCTTGAAAAGCTCGGCTGCTCGCGCTCGGTGGTGGGCCTCGTGGTGCCGACCGGCTATTCGTTCAACCTCGACGGCACCAACATCTACATGACGATGGCCGTGCTGTTCATCGCCCAGGCGACCAACACCGACCTGACGTGGGGCCAGCAGCTGACGCTGCTCGCGGTGACGATGCTGACCTCGAAGGGCGCGAGTGGCGTGACCGGCGCGGGCTTCATCACGCTGGCCGCAACGCTTGCCGTGGTGCCGACGATTCCGCTGTCGGGCATGGTGCTGATTCTCGGCATCGACCGCTTCATGAGCGAGTGCCGCGCGCTGACCAACATCGTCGGCAACGGTGTCGCGACGGTCGTCGTGTCGGCGTGGGAGAAGGAACTCGACCGCAACAAGCTGAACTCGGTGCTGCGCGGCGATGTGGCCGTCAAAGAGCCGGCTGGCGTTTGA
- the lipA gene encoding lipoyl synthase, with protein sequence MTDVTANSAASLATEGVPAPAAYDATAKQKAQAKTARIPIKVVPIEKLKKPDWIRVKAATGNSRFYEIKQILREHNLHTVCEEASCPNIGECFGKGTATFMIMGDKCTRRCPFCDVGHGRPDPLDPEEPGNLARTIAALKLKYVVITSVDRDDLRDGGAAHFVECIRQTRELSPETRIEILTPDFRGRLDRALGILNAAPPDVMNHNLETVPRLYKEARPGSDYAHSLKLLNDFKALHPHVATKSGLMVGLGETEEEILQVMRDLREHDVDMLTIGQYLQPSEHHLPVRSYVHPDTFKMYEEEAYKMGFTHAAVGAMVRSSYHADLQAHGAGVV encoded by the coding sequence GCCCCCGCCGCCTACGACGCCACCGCGAAGCAGAAAGCACAAGCCAAAACCGCCCGCATCCCGATCAAGGTCGTTCCGATTGAAAAGCTGAAGAAGCCGGACTGGATCCGCGTGAAAGCGGCCACCGGCAATTCGCGTTTCTACGAGATCAAGCAGATCCTGCGCGAACACAATCTGCACACGGTGTGCGAAGAGGCGAGCTGCCCGAATATCGGCGAATGCTTCGGCAAGGGCACCGCGACGTTCATGATCATGGGCGACAAGTGCACGCGCCGCTGCCCGTTCTGCGACGTCGGTCATGGCCGTCCCGATCCGCTCGATCCGGAAGAACCGGGCAACCTCGCGCGTACGATCGCCGCGCTGAAGCTGAAGTACGTGGTGATTACCAGCGTCGACCGTGACGATCTGCGTGACGGCGGTGCGGCCCACTTCGTCGAATGTATTCGTCAGACGCGCGAGCTGTCGCCGGAAACGCGCATCGAAATTCTCACGCCGGATTTCCGCGGCCGTCTCGACCGCGCGCTCGGCATCCTGAATGCCGCGCCGCCCGACGTGATGAACCACAACCTCGAAACGGTGCCGCGTCTGTACAAGGAAGCGCGTCCGGGTTCGGATTACGCGCATTCGCTGAAGCTGCTGAATGACTTCAAGGCGCTGCACCCGCACGTCGCGACGAAGTCCGGCCTGATGGTCGGCCTCGGCGAAACCGAAGAGGAAATCCTGCAAGTGATGCGCGATCTGCGCGAGCACGACGTCGATATGCTGACGATCGGCCAGTATCTGCAGCCGTCGGAGCACCATCTGCCGGTGCGCTCGTACGTGCATCCGGATACCTTCAAGATGTACGAGGAAGAAGCGTACAAGATGGGCTTCACGCACGCCGCGGTGGGCGCGATGGTCCGTTCGAGCTATCACGCCGACTTGCAGGCGCATGGAGCCGGCGTGGTCTGA